Proteins encoded within one genomic window of Halalkalibacillus sediminis:
- a CDS encoding general stress protein, translating to MPFIREYTNDEKLVEDIKKLSENGVRRDDVYVLSHDDDRTKRIANNAGANTIGFSEQDLKNAVGNMFAKKGDELRSKLQEIGFSEAESENYEEDMDEGKVLLIVTGNDNIESYLA from the coding sequence ATGCCATTTATCCGTGAATACACAAACGACGAAAAGTTAGTGGAAGACATTAAAAAATTAAGTGAAAACGGTGTAAGACGCGACGATGTTTATGTTTTATCACATGACGATGATCGTACGAAAAGAATCGCAAATAATGCAGGTGCAAACACTATCGGATTCTCTGAACAAGACTTAAAAAATGCGGTAGGTAATATGTTTGCGAAAAAAGGTGACGAACTAAGATCTAAGCTTCAAGAGATTGGTTTCTCAGAAGCTGAGTCTGAAAACTATGAAGAAGATATGGACGAAGGTAAAGTATTATTGATTGTTACAGGCAATGACAATATAGAAAGTTATTTAGCGTAA
- a CDS encoding FAD-dependent oxidoreductase, with translation MKNTSSLLPNESKSLWLAKESTPTFSSLEEDLNVDVVIVGGGITGINTAYLLSQENLSIALIDSGKLCSGTTGHTTAKLTAQHGLIYNDLINSFSEKEARLYYEAQSDAMSTYERLIKEMNIDCDLEKKDAYIFSDTGENADKIVEESQAYEKLNIKGQLVNELPFNLSVENALIMENQAQFHPLKYLNHLIREISDQGVKIFEDTTAVKIDTDSPRPIVHTRNKQRITAAKVIIASHFPFYEGIGLYSAKMHAERSYVIAAKSKLNKIDGMHLGIDSATRSVRLTKYNGEDILLIGGESHKAGKETETMKRYKLLEKFGKEVFGIEEILFRWSTQDLVTVDKLPYIGPLTSNTNDVLVATGFRKWGMTNSLVAAKVMKNTITGDVNPYEGLFTPARWKDHPRVREFAMEAGSMATEFIKGKLDHPRDHISGLEPDQGIHVEIDGQRKGAYKDTNGEVFIVDTTCTHAGCEVNWNEAERTWDCPCHGSRFTYKGEVFEGPAEKPLKTHDYKALDNLTSDESGY, from the coding sequence ATGAAAAATACATCATCTCTGTTACCCAATGAATCTAAATCCCTTTGGCTAGCAAAAGAAAGTACCCCAACATTCTCTTCATTAGAAGAAGATTTGAATGTTGATGTTGTAATAGTCGGAGGTGGTATTACAGGAATCAATACTGCTTATTTGCTTTCTCAAGAGAATTTATCTATAGCATTGATCGACTCTGGAAAGCTCTGCAGTGGAACAACTGGTCATACAACTGCTAAACTCACTGCCCAGCATGGCCTCATCTATAATGACTTAATAAATAGTTTTAGTGAGAAAGAAGCTAGATTATATTATGAAGCTCAATCAGATGCGATGAGTACCTATGAACGTTTGATCAAGGAAATGAATATTGATTGCGATTTAGAAAAGAAAGACGCTTATATTTTTTCGGATACGGGTGAAAATGCAGATAAGATCGTAGAAGAATCTCAAGCTTATGAAAAATTGAATATCAAAGGACAGTTAGTGAATGAGCTACCTTTCAATTTATCTGTAGAGAACGCACTCATTATGGAGAATCAGGCGCAGTTCCATCCCTTGAAATATTTGAACCATCTGATCCGAGAAATCTCCGATCAGGGTGTTAAAATTTTTGAAGATACTACTGCAGTTAAGATTGATACAGATAGCCCTCGCCCCATTGTTCATACTAGAAACAAGCAACGGATTACTGCAGCAAAAGTAATTATTGCCTCCCACTTCCCTTTTTATGAAGGAATAGGTTTATATTCGGCAAAAATGCATGCTGAACGCTCTTATGTTATTGCGGCAAAATCCAAACTAAATAAAATTGATGGCATGCATCTTGGTATCGACTCGGCCACACGTTCCGTCAGGTTAACTAAATATAACGGAGAAGACATTTTGTTGATCGGCGGCGAGAGTCATAAGGCTGGCAAAGAAACAGAAACAATGAAACGCTATAAACTATTAGAAAAATTCGGGAAAGAAGTGTTCGGAATCGAAGAAATTCTCTTTAGGTGGTCTACCCAAGACCTAGTGACCGTTGATAAGCTCCCTTATATCGGACCTTTAACATCTAATACGAATGATGTCTTAGTAGCGACAGGCTTCAGAAAATGGGGAATGACCAACAGTCTGGTGGCTGCAAAAGTAATGAAGAATACGATTACTGGGGATGTAAATCCATACGAAGGACTATTTACTCCAGCTCGGTGGAAGGATCATCCGCGTGTGAGAGAGTTTGCTATGGAAGCAGGGTCCATGGCTACTGAGTTCATAAAAGGTAAATTGGATCACCCGAGAGATCATATTTCCGGCTTGGAACCTGATCAAGGAATCCATGTAGAAATAGATGGTCAAAGAAAAGGCGCGTACAAAGATACCAATGGAGAAGTCTTCATAGTAGATACCACATGCACACACGCAGGTTGCGAAGTAAATTGGAATGAAGCGGAAAGAACGTGGGATTGCCCTTGTCATGGATCAAGATTCACTTATAAGGGTGAAGTATTTGAAGGGCCTGCGGAAAAACCGCTTAAAACACATGACTACAAAGCGTTGGACAACTTAACTTCGGATGAATCAGGCTATTAA